The Deltaproteobacteria bacterium genomic interval TCAGTCCCAACAAAAGAAGCGGCAAGGCACAACAGGAACCGAAAAGGGCGGTCGCACTCGCCCCAACGGCGGTGATTCGTGAGAGTTGCATCAGTTCTTTCCCCCTCTCTTTCGACGACCTGCCGACTCGATAATCTCACAAATGCAGGTCGTTTTACTCTTGCGAACCCTTTTCCAATTTCTAAGAAGACCCCCGATTGTTTTCTTCAACCGACCCATCTCCTTCATCTTTTGATGCAGGGTCGAGATTTTCGTCTCAAGGAGTTCCACCACATGTTCGCAGGGCTTTCCTTTAAGCCTCTTTGCCTCGATCACCTTCTTGATTTCATCAAGGGTCAATCCAAGCCCCTGTGCCGTCTTGATGAATCGGATAATATCAATTGTTTCCTGCGGATAGAGACGGTAGCGAGAGGAAGACCTCGGAGCCACAGGGACGAGACGCTCCTTTTCATAGTACCGGACCGTCCACGGATCGACACCACACTGTTTTGCCAACTCGCCAATAAACAACCCCGAATGCATAGAGGCATTATAAACCTTTGAGTCGACTCTAAGGTCAAATTGTTTTTTTACGGCATCCGGCGTTCGGCGCCGTTCTCATCCCACCAACAGAATTCAATAAAAAAGCCTCCACGAGGGAGGCTTTTTTTATTGATGCTCCGGGGGTGGGATTCGCCCTTCGCTAAAGACAGGCCAATCACGCTCAGGGCGTCAGCGCCTCACTTCCGGCGGCCGGAATTGGCCGCCTCATCCTCCCTCATCGGTCGGCGTTCGGCGCCGTTCTCATCCCACCAACAGAATTCAATAAAAAAGCCTCCACGAGGGAGGCTTTTTTATTGATGCTCCGGGGGTGGGATTCGAACCCACGACCAAGTGATTACAGGTTCCCCATCACTTTCATGATGGCCTGGACTATCTCTTTACCCTCTTTTAGAGGGTAGTGGGCGCTCGAGGGGAGATTATTCTTTCGTCACTCCCTAGTCTCTGCACCTTCCTCCCACTTTTGAGGTTGGGAAGCTTGGCTCAGGATTGCCGTGTCCCTTAGCTGGGATTTAGGGTTCCCTGAGTTCACCCACTTTTCGACCACGGTCACCCGTGGAAGCTGCATTGAGGCATGGGTTTCACGGTGACAATTCGCACAGAGCATCACACATTTATCCAATTCCTTTTGGACACGTTGCCAACTTCGCGAATGACCATACTGCGAAATGGCAAAATCCTTTTGGAGAGGATCTAAATGGTGAAACTCCAAGGCCTCCAGGCATTTCATGTAACCGCAAAGGTTACATTGGCCGCCTTTGTAGTCGATTGCCATTTGACGGACTTTCTTTCTCCGTTTAGCAACCGCCTTAATATTCGCTTCTCGGCGGTCCTGATACCTTCTTGTCTCCCGTCTAGCCACCATACCTCCTTTCTACAGTCACCTACTCTGCCGCTGAGCTACCCCGGAAAAAATAGGATGCCGACCTGGTTTCCTAACAGATGTCCAGAGACGGTTCAAGTGGAGAATTTCAAAGCGTTTTTAGTGTTCCCTCTAGTCTTCCTACCCAAAAAGTGATAGATTGGGCAAAATCTAAAAAAAGGGGGGGGTATGTTTTCCAAAGAATCGTTGGCCATTCTTGTTTCCGTCATCGGGTTCGGTTTGTGGCTCGGGTGCGGTGGGGACAGCAGTACGAGCAAGACAGATACTCCTACAAAAACCAGTTGCGATGGCACGGTGGAGACGGCGTTGGTTGGCAATTGGCGGATTTTGACGGAGACCAAATATTATACGAATAGCCTTCCCCCCTCCACGGTCACCCCTCCCAGCACGTTGGTGGTGCTGGATGCCGACGGTGGCTGGACCTTCGGCTCCTCGAGTGGCACCTGGTGTGTCGCCTCGATTGTCGCCAGTGACTGGACCACCTGGGCCATCGCGGATTATGGAGCCAAGCGGAAATTGATTTTAACCAACTGGAATGACACGACGGAACAGGGACCGATCGATGAACCGACCGGTGCCATCGATAACCTCTGGATCATCTACAGCGATACCGGCGATAGCGGCCCCGGCACGATCTGGATGAAATTGGGGGCGAGTGGTTGAAAATAACCCTTTAAAACCTGATAAATACCCCGCAACGATCCTTGAGGACAGACGATAAGTCTCGTCAATCGAGGATTTATGGGGCTAACACAAAGTGATGCTTTAGGCCTTAGGGATACGCTGACCAGTCTTTGGAATCGCGCCCGTCGGGAACAATATTCCCAAGTCCCAACGTCGGAGCAGATGACTAGGGCCGAACAGGCATTGGATTGGCTCGCGGCCGGAGAGAGTGACAGGCTCGCCGAGGACGCAAAGGCCCAAGAGGCGTTGCGGGTGGTCCTCTCTTTTGGCGGGCGGTACCTCCATTTTTCGCGGGAGGCCAGCTTTGCCAACCTCCTTGCTGAGGCATGGACCGTTTTAAGGAGAATCGTTGAGGGAGGGAGTCCGCCGGCCGCTGGCAAGGCGGCGCCAACGCAACCTTTTAGTCCCTCTCTTTTTTCTGCAAGCCCCTTTCCCCCATTGCTCCGGGCAGACGGCTTTGAGAAGACCTTTGAAGGGTCTCTCGATCAGGTTCGTCAGGCCTTGAGGGGATCACCCGAGGGGGGCAGGATTTTTACACCCCAGGAGGCCGACCTTGTCAGTCGGGATATAGAAACCCTCCAGCGAATCATAACCGATGAAATAGTCCCGCGGTTTGGCATCTATCTCTCACCGAGATACAGCGTAGTCGTTCTTTCCAGACAGGGGGCGCCGTATGCCTGGATCATCCGGCACCGGCCGACAGGGCATGTGGTGACCAGCCGGTTTTCTGACCAACGGAGACCTTCTCTCATTTTTCCTTTTTCCCGGAAAGAGGTGATGCTCCGTTTTGACCGGCAAACCGACACCCTCTTTTTAGCCGGGAGAACGGCGGCTGGGAATCCATTCTCACTGGAGGGGCGTTTTGCCCGTTCCTCGGAGGGACGGTTTATTCGGGTTCAGGGCAGGCAGAGGGATGCTGACCCCTGGATCCGAAATTTTTTTGGCATTGATGAATGGCTGCAAGAAATGTGCGGGGCTAAGGGGGATAATGAGGGTGACCGGGTCGATTATTTTCGTGCCGGGAACGACCGGATGCTCACCCGGTGGGACCCCTCGGGACTTTTTAAAGATGCCACCGTACAGAATTGGAAGGGAGGACTCTTTGGTTTAAGTCCGGTTATTGCCAGAGATGGACGTCGTTACCATTATGACCCGGGTAAGAGGCTTTACCCTCGATGGGCCGGCATTGTCAGGGGGCCCAACCAGCGACCGATCGTCTTTGAGCAGGTCCACGACCTGGGACTCAATGTTATTCGTTACGAGATCGCCCACCCCTACCTTGTTGCCCGTCTGGAGGTTCTGGGTGTTTCGGAGGTCGAGATCATCTTCCGTTTGGTCGAGGAGGATGGCGATTCCATGCAGGTTCGGGTCGATTTAATGGGAGAAGATGTGATTTTGGAACCGGAGGGAGGCCGAGGTCGGGGAGGCCCCGGGTTCGCCCCTGTTGGTCCTTCACCATCCATCGTGCCTGGCGATCCAAATACCCCTTTTCGAACGGAAGGACTTCGGACAGTATGGGAAGGGCTGACTCCTGGGGAGAAGGCACAATTTGGGAACCTGCCGGAAGGGTCGGGTGACACACCATTGTATGAAGCACTCTTGGTCGAGAGGGTCGGTTCAGAGGCGGTTCACGGCGGGGTCCTTTTAGAACGGGGGGCGGCGGAGAGGGCGGCCCTTGGGAGTCGCCGGATGGTTTTTGAACGATGAGATCACCAATCTTCTTGGAGATTTTTACCCGGGGGCTAAGGCGTTTTTATGTTATTGACATTTATGCAGTATAAGTGCATATTATCCGCATGTGGATTGAGCGCTATTATGGATCCGTCTGCGAGAGGCTTGCCCGAGAATTCCCTGCCGTTTTATTGACAGGGCCGCGGCAGGTGGGCAAGACGGCCCTATTGCGACATGACTACCCTCATTCTACCTATGTCAGTTTTGATCATCCCGCTGTGGCCCGGCAAGCCGAGTCAAATCCCAACGAGTTTTTTGCCTCTCTCAAGGAACCGGTCATCCTCGATGAAGTCCAGTACGTGCCGGAGATTTTTCGTCATCTGAAAGTGCTCATTGACCGAAACCGAAAGAACGGCCGATTCTTCCTGACCGGATCGCAAAGTTTTTCACTGATGGAAGGGGTCTCTGAAAGCTTAGCCGGCCGTTGCGGCATTGCCGAGATGCACTCCCTCTCCCTTGATGAAATCAGTCGCCATGACTCAAGTGTGTCTGATGCTCAATATATTATCCAAGGAGGCTTCCCAGAGCTCTACAAAGGTGGCATTGAGAACGTGAAGGATTGGTTTGGATCGTATCTGGCGACCTATTTAGAACGGGATGTCCGAAACGTCAGGAACGTTGGAGATCTGAGGGATTTTGAAAGATTGTTGCGAGCCCTCGCTTCGAGAACGGCCCAGCTTCTTTCTTATTCAGATTTGGCACGTGACGTTGGCATCGCACCCAATACTGCAAAACAGTGGATCTCCATCCTCAGAGCCTCAGGACAAATTTATCTTCTGGAACCTTACTTCGAAAGCCATGGGAAAAGGCTGATTAAATCACCCAAACTCTATCTGATGGACACGGGTCTCGCCTGTTATCTGACAGGGATTTCCTCTTGGGAAGATTTGATCCGTTCCCCATTAACCGGGGCGATCTGGGAGACGTTTATTGTTGGGGAGGTCGTTCGCTATTTTCTCGCTCGGGGCGAGAAATACCCGCTGTGGTTTTGGAGGACTGCCTATGGGGATGAGGTGGATTTGTTGATTGAACGGGGGGGGAGGTTCATTGCGATTGAAGCAAAATTTGCCGAATCACCGTCCGGAAGTGATTGGAAGGGAATCAAGGCCCTGAAAGATTTCTATGGTGAAAAACGTATTGAGAGGAGCTACCTGGCTTGTCGGACAAAACATCCCTACTTGAATTCCGATACGAACACAAAGGTGATTCCTGCCAGCTCGATCGGAAAAAGGAAGCTGGAAAAATCGAGGGAGTAAGGGGCCATTTTTCCTCTACATGGTTTTTAAACAATGAAGGTCAAGATCTGCGGGATCAAAAAAGTTTCAGAAGAAGGTAAGTCAGAGAGGCGACCATTCCTGCCGCCGGGATCGTGAGGAGCCAGGCGAGGAGGATCGAATTAACCACCCCCCACCGGACGGCGGAGAGCCTCCGGGTCGAACCGACCCCCATAATAGCGCCGGTGATGGTGTGAGTGGTGCTGACCGGGATCCCGGCGAAGGTCGCCATAAAGAGTGTTGTGGCGGCCGCTGTTTCCGCCGCAAAACCGCCGACCGGCTGTAGTTTGGTAATCTTCATCCCCATGGTTTTCACAATCCGCCACCCCCCGAACATGGTCCCCATCGCAATAGCAAGGTGGCACAGAAAAATCACCCAGAGTGGGACGTAAAATTCGCTCCCCAGATGCCCGGTGGAAAAAAGGAGGATGGCAATAATCCCCATCGTCTTCTGGGCATCGTTGCCGCCATGCCCGAGGCTGTAAAGGCTGGCGGAGAGGAGTTGCAGGCGCCGGAAGTATTTATCCACACGGGAGGGGGCGGAGCGGTAGAAAAGCCAGTTTACCAGTGTCATCACGATGAATCCGAGCAGAAGTCCCATCAACGGTGAGACAAGGATGAAGATGCAGATCTTGATCAGGCCGCTGGCGATCAGCGAACCAATCCCGGCCTTGGTGATGGCGGCGCCGACAAAACCGCCGACGAGGGCGTGGGAGCTGGAAGTAGGCAGTCCCCACCACCAGGTCAAAAGGTCCCAGACGATCGCCCCGATCAATCCCGCAAAGATCACCGAGATGCTCATGACGGTGGGATCGACGATCCCCTTGCCGATCGTGGTGGCGACATGGACCTTGAAGACGAAAAGGGCGGCAAAATTAAAAAAGGCGGCCCAGGCAACGGCCGATCTCGGGGAAAGGACTCGCGTGGAGACAATCGTCGCCACGGAATTGGCGGCGTCGTGAAAACCGTTGATGAAGTCAAAGCCCAAGGCAACAACAATGACAAGGATGATAATCAGGAGTGAATGGGACTCAAGCATTCTTGAGGACGATTCCTTCAAGGACGTTCGCGACATCCTCACAACAGTCGGCGGCGCTTTCCAACGTTTCCAGGACCTCCTTTTCCTTGATCACCCTGATCGGGTCTTTTTCCTTCTCAAAGAGGTTGGAGATCGCAATCCGCATCGCCTCATCCGCTTCGTTTTCCAACCGGTTGATCTCGATGCATTGGGCCAGGATCATCTCCGGTTTCTTCATGTTTCGGAGGCGCAAGACCGCCTTGGCGACCTCTTCAACCGCTCTGACCAAGATCCGGACCACCTTTTTCATATCCTCCCCCGGTGTCGAGACCTTATAAAGGACCATCCGGTTGGCGGCGCCGTAGATCAGGTCGAGGATATCATCCAGCTCACTGATCAACGCATGGATATCTTCCCGGTCAATCGGGGTGATGAAGGTCTTGTTGAGCATTTCAATCGTGTCGTGGGTAATCTGATCCCCCGCATGCTCCGCATCTTCTAATTTCTTTAATTTTTCAGGCAGGCGGGTGTAATCGGAAACAAAATCGGCCAGGAGACGCGCCCCGTGGATGCTGTTGTTAGCCGCCTTTTCGAAGAGGTCAAAAAAGGCGGTTGATTTGGGGAAGAGTGACATGGAATTACCCCTATAATGATCGCACCTGCCCTCGTCAATGATCTTCTTCTGTTGCTTATCATCCTTCTTTTTTCTTTACGATTCATTCATCCTAACGTAAGGAGGAACAGACGATGAAGACAATGCTGATCCGGTGGAGTTTGATGATCTGGTTGCTCCTCTTGGCCGTTCCCCCGCTCCATGCCGAAGAGACGGAGGGGACAAAAGAGGTGTCATCGAAGGTTGAGTATAAGGTTGGCGAGGGTTTGCAAGTCACTTCAGCCGATGGATCCCGACAGATCAATTTTCAGGAACGGGTCCAGGGGCGGTTTACCTACAATGCCTTGGACGCCGTGGCGGATACGGAGACCTTCGCGATCCAACGGGGCAAGATTCGGGTCTTTGGGTTTGTCTTTGAAAAAAGGCTCCAGTTTGGTCTCCAGATAAACCTGGCCACTCGGAACGCCGCAACCACCACAGCGGTCTGTCTGGATGCCGGCTGTACCAAGACCGCCAATGCGGTCACTGCGGAGGGTACGACCGGCCTGGCGACCCTCGAGGATTTTTTTATCGATTGGGTACCGACCGAGACCCTTGGCATCAAGTTTGGCCAGTTTGATGTTCCTTTCCTGATCCAGCAGTTGACCTCTGATGGCAAACAGCAGTTTGTGGATCGATCCCTCGCCACCGATTTTTTCAACTTCGGCAGGGATATCGGGATCTCCCTGCATGGAAACCTCTCCGATCATTTCGGTTATGCCATCTTTGTGGTCAATGGTGAAGGGGTGAACAATCTGAACCGAAACAAGGCGGTGCTGACAGGGCTCCGTCTGGAATTCCCAATTCTTGGCAAATATTCTTATTCGGAATCGGATAGCGATGATTCTGACAAACCGAATCTGGGGGCCGGTCTCGCCTATGCCTTCAACAAATCGGCCAATGCGACACAAGGAGGGACGATTGCCGCCGGGACCAAGGCCTCCCATGCGACGATCGATTTGGGGTACAAACATAAAGGATGGTCTTTTCAGGGGGCAGGGATGTTGACCCGGACCCATGAGACGGCCGCCTTTACCAATTGGGGGTACAACGGGCAGGCCGGCTGGTTTGTGATCCCCAAAAAGTTCGAGGTTGTGGGTAAGGCCGGCGGCACCATTTTTTCAGGCGCCGTCCCTAACCAGTATGAGTATGCCTCGGGGTTTAATTATTTTATCAAAGGACATCCAATCAAGTTGCAAACCGATTACACTTTTCTTATCAATAACCGCGGGCAAGACCTCAAGGACCACCGCATTCGAACACAAATGCAGGTGACATTCTAAAGGACGGTTCACCCCAATGAAACGTTGGTTTATCAATTTTTTCCTCCTCTTTTTCCTTCCTTCTTTGGTTTTTGCCTCACCCAAGGGTGATTCACCCAAGAGGGTCATGGTTGTCGTCCTCGACCAGATGCGGCCGGATTATATTGAGACCTACAACCTGACGAACCTTAAAAAATTGCGAGACAATTCTCTCTCTTTCAAAAATGCCAACGTTGGCCATTTTCCCACGAATACCGTTATGAGCCATCCGGTGATCGGGACCGGGCTCTTTCCCAAGCATTACGGCTGGAGCGATGAACTGTATGAGGACCGGGAGGGGTGGTTCGGTCCGAAGGGGGAGCGCTCGATTACCGCCGATTTTGGTCTGAAGCAGTTTCGAAAAATTTATCAAAAAAATCTCCCCCGTCCGACCGCGCTGTCTCTTTTGAAGGAAAAGTTGGGGGGGGAGGTGATTGCGATCGGTCAGAAAGATTACGCCGCGATCACGATGGGGGGATTGGATGCCGACCGGGTCATTGTCCCTTCGGGTAAAATCAAGAAGGGAAAATGGAAGGGGTGGCGTCGGCCGGACGGACTGAACGTTCCATCCTATATTGCCAAACCGGTGGGGGGCCGGTTCTGGCTCGATTGCCGGGATGATTATGGGACGAAGGGGAGTCTCTACCCGTTGGATGGGAACCGCTATGTTCCGGGGGAGGATCCGGAGCATTGGGGAGGGGATTTTTGGACGACCGATGTTGCCCTTGCCGTCATTGAAAAAAATCCGGAGTGGCGTGTCCTGTTGGTGACTCTGGGGGGGGTCGACAAGATCGGTCATCTCTTTGGAGAGATGGATAACCCGGCGCAACAAAAGGCCACGGCCGATTTCCCCTACAATTTTCGTCGTGTTTTGAAAATTGCGGATGAACAGGTGGGGCGTCTGGTGGCTGATCTGAAAAAAAGGGGGCTCTGGGAGAAGACCATTTTCATTGTGACGGCTGACCATGGCGGTCTTTCCTCCGCCAAACATTTTTATGGCGAACGACAAAGGCCAGGACACGATGGCCACGACAATTTTTACTACGGTCCTTTTCAACGGAGTCGTGACTACAAGCCGTCTGTTTTAGCCCGGAAGTGGCTTGATGGCCGCGTCGAGAACGCCCTTCTTTCAACCGCCAACCGGATCTGGTTGAATGAAGAGGCCAAGAGGGATGTCCCGGCACAATGTCGTCATTTCAGTCAAATGCCGGCGGCTATCGCTGTTTATAGAAAAAACGGGGAAGGGGACTCTTACTTTTATGAACGTTGTTCTCCTTACCGTGGTCCCCATCTCCCTCCTTTTTTGGATCCAGTCACCCTTCTGAATACCTCCGCCTCCGGGCAGGCGCCGGATCTTGTCGTTCAACTGGCGGACGATTCCGGTTATGCCCTCTTGGGGGATCATGGCGGTTTTCAGGAAAAGTCGATGCGGATCCCGTTTTTCCTCCATACACCGGGGATTCAACCGGCCATGAGTCATTGCCCGATCCGGTTGGTCGATCTCCTCCCCATCGTCATGACCCAAGTCGGGGTGAAGCCCCCTTCCTGGATGGATGGGAATACCGACTGCTTAAAACCATGAAAAAGTGCCTCCTATTTTTTAGTTTCCTGTTTCTATCTTCCTCTTTTGCCCAAGAGAGTCGTCCAACCAGCGGGGCCAAGGCGTTTCTGCCCGATATCAGCCTGATCGGTTCCTTTGCGGGGGCTTATTTTAAGGAAGATCCCACAGGCGATCAGGGGGAGAATCCGTCACGGACCGGTTTTAATCTGCAAGGGATGGAGCTGGCCTTGCAGTCGGTCATCGACCCTTATGTGAGAGGGGATATTTTTATCCTTTTCAAAGAAGACGCGGTGGAGGTGGAAGAGGCGACGGTGACAACGCTTGCGCTTCCTTGGAACCTTCAGCTCCGTGCCGGGAAACTACTGGCAAAATTCGGACGGGAAAATACAAGACATCTGGAACAACTCAACTTTGTCGACCAGTCGTTTACCAACCGGTATTTCTTCGGGACGGAAGGGTTCCGCGAATTGGGGGCTGAGATCTCACTCCTCTTTCCGGCCCCCTGGTTCTCGGAACTGACCTTTGAATTTCTTCAAGGGGAAAACAAGGGGAACTTCGACGGCCTCCGCAAGAGGGATTTTGCCTACTTGGGCCACTGGACCAACGGTTTTGACCTGACGGATGATCTGGCTTTGCAATCGGGGTTTTCCGCGGCCTTTGGTTTTAATGACACAGCCCAGGGTAAGTTGACCCAGATCTACGGGGCGGACCTCTACCTTCGCTGGAAACCATCCAACCAGAGCGGCTTGAAATGGCAAACGGAGTATTTCCTCCGCCGGAGAAATGAGGTCCCTCAGGTTACAGTTGAAGGGGGGCTTTATTCCTCTCTCGTTTTACGGTTCGCCCGACGGTGGGAAAGCGGCGTCCGTTTTGATTTCATTGGTCTTCCCAAGGAGGATTTTCGGAGACGGGCCTATGCCACTGATCTCACTTTTTTGGCCTCCGAATTCTTCAGACTCCGAGCCCAGTACAATCTTGTGGTGACCGGTGGCACGGACAAACTGGGGCATGAGGCGTTTTTACAACTGCAATTTAACATGGGGCCGCATGGAGCGCATGCATTTTGATAAATGAAAAAATTACTTATTTTATTCTTAGTGACTATTTCCCCTTTATCAGCAATCGCCAAACTGAATATCGTAACGACAACGCCGGACTTGGCGGCACTCGCAAAAGAAGTCGGGGGAGATCGGGTTGCCGTGATCAGTCTCGCCCGAGGGGATCAAGACCCACACTATCTGGAACCAAAACCAAGTTATGCTGTTAAACTGAATAGGGCCGACCTTCTGATTGCGGTCGGTCTCGATCTGGAAATCGGTTGGCTGCCGGTCCTTTTAACCCAGTCGCGTAATCCCAAAATCCAACCGGGCAGTCCGGGTTATCTGGAACCGACCTCCGGCGTCCGTATTTTGGAAATACCGCATGGCCCGATTGATCGCTCGCAAGGGGATGTCCACCCGTTGGGGAATCCCCATTACTGGCTCGATCCCCGGAACGGCCTGGTTATCGCCTCCCAGATCGCCTCCCGCCTGAAGGAGATCGATCCGGAGGGGGATTATGCCGCGCGTTTTTTCGATTTTGAAAAAAGGTTGAAGGCCCGAATAGCGGTATGGGAAAAGGAAACCGCCCCTCTTCGGGGGAAGAGAATTGTGACCCACCATAAGAGTTTTTCCTATTTTGTCGATTGGGTCGGTCTTCAGGTTGCCGGTCTTGTGGAGCCGAAGCCGGGGATCCCGCCTCCCCCTTCCCATCTTTTGAAACTGATCAATCAGGTCCGGCAGGAAAATATTTCCCTTTTGGTCACGGAAAATTATTATGATCCGAAACCGTCCCGTGAAATCGGCCAAAAGACCGGTGCGAAGGTCCTCATCCTTCCTACCTCGGTGGGGGGAGAGGCGGGGGTTGGGACCTATGAGGCGCTTTTTGACCGTCTGATCCGGAAACTCAAGGAGGGGCTCCCATGACCGCGGTTGAATTTCTGCTCCCCTCTTTTATCGCCTGCCTCATCCTGACCGGCATCCATGCCTACCTCGGCATCCATGTAATCAGCCGGGGGGTTATTTTTATTGATATCGCCCTGGCGCAGATTGCCGCTTTGGGAATGACGGTCGCCCTCCTGTTCGGTTTTGCCCCGGAGAGTCAGATAGCCTACGGGATCGGTCTTGTCTTTACCTTTGCCGCCTCCCTCTTTTTTGCCTTTTTTCGGGAAAAACGGATCCCGCAGGAGGCGGTGATCGGTGTTGCCTTTGCGGTCAGTTCGGCACTGGCACTTTTGGTCGCCGATCGACTTCCCCACGGTTCAGAGCATTTAAAATTCATCCTGACCGGGAATATCCTCTGGGTTGGTTGGCACCAGATTGCGAAGACGGCGGTGATCTACGCGGCGCTCGGATTTTTGCATTACCGGTTCCGCCGGTCCTTCTTGCTGGTTTCCACCGATCCGGAGGAGGCCCAAAGAAAGGGACTCCGGCTCTGGTTCTGGGACCTCCTCTTTTATCTCTCCTTTGGTTTGGTCATTACCAGTTCGGTCCAGATCGGCGGGATTCTGCTCGTCTTCTCCTTTTTGATCGTACCGGCCCTGATCGGCTTTCTCTTTTATCCGGACCTGCGTCGGAGACTTTTGCTCGGCTGGTTGGTGGGTGGACTGACAAGCCTTGCCGGGATCACCACTTCCTATCTGGCTGACTGGCCCACGGGCGCCGTGATTGTCGCCTTTTTTGGCCTTTCGCTCTTTTTGGGGATCACGGTCCGTCGTCTCCAACGCGGTCCAGTCGCATAATACCGGGTTTCATTCAACCCGG includes:
- a CDS encoding MerR family transcriptional regulator encodes the protein MHSGLFIGELAKQCGVDPWTVRYYEKERLVPVAPRSSSRYRLYPQETIDIIRFIKTAQGLGLTLDEIKKVIEAKRLKGKPCEHVVELLETKISTLHQKMKEMGRLKKTIGGLLRNWKRVRKSKTTCICEIIESAGRRKRGGKN
- a CDS encoding ATP-binding protein → MWIERYYGSVCERLAREFPAVLLTGPRQVGKTALLRHDYPHSTYVSFDHPAVARQAESNPNEFFASLKEPVILDEVQYVPEIFRHLKVLIDRNRKNGRFFLTGSQSFSLMEGVSESLAGRCGIAEMHSLSLDEISRHDSSVSDAQYIIQGGFPELYKGGIENVKDWFGSYLATYLERDVRNVRNVGDLRDFERLLRALASRTAQLLSYSDLARDVGIAPNTAKQWISILRASGQIYLLEPYFESHGKRLIKSPKLYLMDTGLACYLTGISSWEDLIRSPLTGAIWETFIVGEVVRYFLARGEKYPLWFWRTAYGDEVDLLIERGGRFIAIEAKFAESPSGSDWKGIKALKDFYGEKRIERSYLACRTKHPYLNSDTNTKVIPASSIGKRKLEKSRE
- a CDS encoding inorganic phosphate transporter produces the protein MLESHSLLIIILVIVVALGFDFINGFHDAANSVATIVSTRVLSPRSAVAWAAFFNFAALFVFKVHVATTIGKGIVDPTVMSISVIFAGLIGAIVWDLLTWWWGLPTSSSHALVGGFVGAAITKAGIGSLIASGLIKICIFILVSPLMGLLLGFIVMTLVNWLFYRSAPSRVDKYFRRLQLLSASLYSLGHGGNDAQKTMGIIAILLFSTGHLGSEFYVPLWVIFLCHLAIAMGTMFGGWRIVKTMGMKITKLQPVGGFAAETAAATTLFMATFAGIPVSTTHTITGAIMGVGSTRRLSAVRWGVVNSILLAWLLTIPAAGMVASLTYLLLKLF
- a CDS encoding DUF47 domain-containing protein, which encodes MSLFPKSTAFFDLFEKAANNSIHGARLLADFVSDYTRLPEKLKKLEDAEHAGDQITHDTIEMLNKTFITPIDREDIHALISELDDILDLIYGAANRMVLYKVSTPGEDMKKVVRILVRAVEEVAKAVLRLRNMKKPEMILAQCIEINRLENEADEAMRIAISNLFEKEKDPIRVIKEKEVLETLESAADCCEDVANVLEGIVLKNA
- a CDS encoding alkaline phosphatase family protein; protein product: MKRWFINFFLLFFLPSLVFASPKGDSPKRVMVVVLDQMRPDYIETYNLTNLKKLRDNSLSFKNANVGHFPTNTVMSHPVIGTGLFPKHYGWSDELYEDREGWFGPKGERSITADFGLKQFRKIYQKNLPRPTALSLLKEKLGGEVIAIGQKDYAAITMGGLDADRVIVPSGKIKKGKWKGWRRPDGLNVPSYIAKPVGGRFWLDCRDDYGTKGSLYPLDGNRYVPGEDPEHWGGDFWTTDVALAVIEKNPEWRVLLVTLGGVDKIGHLFGEMDNPAQQKATADFPYNFRRVLKIADEQVGRLVADLKKRGLWEKTIFIVTADHGGLSSAKHFYGERQRPGHDGHDNFYYGPFQRSRDYKPSVLARKWLDGRVENALLSTANRIWLNEEAKRDVPAQCRHFSQMPAAIAVYRKNGEGDSYFYERCSPYRGPHLPPFLDPVTLLNTSASGQAPDLVVQLADDSGYALLGDHGGFQEKSMRIPFFLHTPGIQPAMSHCPIRLVDLLPIVMTQVGVKPPSWMDGNTDCLKP
- a CDS encoding zinc ABC transporter substrate-binding protein codes for the protein MKKLLILFLVTISPLSAIAKLNIVTTTPDLAALAKEVGGDRVAVISLARGDQDPHYLEPKPSYAVKLNRADLLIAVGLDLEIGWLPVLLTQSRNPKIQPGSPGYLEPTSGVRILEIPHGPIDRSQGDVHPLGNPHYWLDPRNGLVIASQIASRLKEIDPEGDYAARFFDFEKRLKARIAVWEKETAPLRGKRIVTHHKSFSYFVDWVGLQVAGLVEPKPGIPPPPSHLLKLINQVRQENISLLVTENYYDPKPSREIGQKTGAKVLILPTSVGGEAGVGTYEALFDRLIRKLKEGLP
- a CDS encoding metal ABC transporter permease, whose amino-acid sequence is MTAVEFLLPSFIACLILTGIHAYLGIHVISRGVIFIDIALAQIAALGMTVALLFGFAPESQIAYGIGLVFTFAASLFFAFFREKRIPQEAVIGVAFAVSSALALLVADRLPHGSEHLKFILTGNILWVGWHQIAKTAVIYAALGFLHYRFRRSFLLVSTDPEEAQRKGLRLWFWDLLFYLSFGLVITSSVQIGGILLVFSFLIVPALIGFLFYPDLRRRLLLGWLVGGLTSLAGITTSYLADWPTGAVIVAFFGLSLFLGITVRRLQRGPVA